A genomic segment from Nitratiruptor sp. YY08-10 encodes:
- a CDS encoding DUF6858 family protein, producing the protein MKQITLMEKYPLFVLELNKEETVHKSVDEIINYLKEKIETHPVAVYIATFDHYAHTTSLQDGEIAPNIRAAKNIVFCFGKELPKPEVMGVRPRSIGVADLGEKFVISFLEAPNPVANNAMEEWVKSLKR; encoded by the coding sequence ATGAAACAGATAACATTGATGGAAAAGTATCCTTTATTTGTTTTGGAACTCAATAAAGAGGAAACAGTCCACAAAAGTGTTGACGAGATCATAAATTATCTCAAAGAGAAGATCGAAACTCATCCTGTAGCAGTATATATTGCTACATTTGATCACTATGCGCATACTACATCCCTTCAAGATGGCGAAATAGCTCCCAATATTCGAGCAGCAAAGAATATCGTCTTTTGTTTCGGAAAAGAGCTGCCAAAACCCGAAGTCATGGGTGTACGTCCAAGAAGCATCGGTGTTGCGGACTTAGGAGAGAAATTTGTCATAAGCTTTCTTGAAGCACCAAATCCGGTAGCAAACAATGCAATGGAAGAGTGGGTAAAAAGCCTAAAAAGATAA
- a CDS encoding protein-L-isoaspartate(D-aspartate) O-methyltransferase: MNIVERIELQKCQKMADNIDTIFPLEPPIKEAFASVRRELFVPLGFKHHAYKLDALPIAGNQWISSPLTVAKMTQFLEPVGADSVLEIGCGSGYQAAILSQIVRRVFTVERIERLVREAKQRFKELGITNIHVRYADGLLGWREFAPYDRILFSAAIERVPQNIFDQLDDSGILIAPIIKKDRQVITRFDKDGTKEELDECLFIDSKTGVE; encoded by the coding sequence ATGAACATTGTCGAACGGATAGAACTACAAAAATGCCAAAAAATGGCAGACAACATCGATACGATCTTTCCACTCGAGCCTCCCATCAAAGAAGCCTTCGCCTCAGTTCGCAGAGAACTTTTTGTACCCCTTGGTTTCAAACATCATGCATACAAACTGGATGCCCTTCCTATTGCCGGGAACCAATGGATCAGTTCTCCTTTGACTGTTGCAAAAATGACGCAGTTTTTAGAACCAGTTGGAGCGGACAGCGTTCTTGAAATAGGATGCGGCAGCGGATATCAGGCAGCCATTTTGAGCCAAATTGTTCGAAGAGTCTTCACCGTAGAGCGAATCGAGAGGCTCGTACGTGAAGCAAAACAGCGTTTCAAAGAGCTTGGTATCACCAATATCCATGTTCGTTATGCCGACGGATTGCTTGGCTGGAGAGAGTTCGCTCCCTATGATCGTATCCTCTTTTCGGCAGCTATTGAAAGAGTGCCTCAAAATATTTTTGATCAATTGGACGACAGCGGCATCTTGATCGCGCCAATCATCAAAAAGGATCGTCAAGTTATCACCAGGTTTGATAAAGATGGAACGAAAGAGGAGCTTGATGAGTGTCTCTTTATCGATTCTAAAACGGGAGTGGAGTAA
- a CDS encoding SDR family NAD(P)-dependent oxidoreductase gives MRKVVLITGASSGIGLETAKLCKKEGYQVFATARKKQDLQKLATLGLEPIYLELTDIQSIYNAIEEVLKKSEGQLDILFNNAAYGQPGALEDLPFEALQKQFETNLFGWHALTQKIIPVMRKQGYGRIIQHSSVLGLVALKYRGAYNASKFALEGYTDTLRLELQESGIEVITLNTGPVISNFRTNALQKFLEYIDVQKSPHQKAYEAELQRMQGTNDPPFTLTSEEAAKIIVDIMQTPHPKPRYHITKASYILSILKRLLPTSLLDQILQKI, from the coding sequence ATGCGTAAAGTAGTACTTATTACCGGTGCAAGCAGCGGGATAGGACTGGAGACTGCAAAACTATGCAAAAAAGAGGGCTATCAAGTTTTTGCAACTGCAAGAAAAAAGCAGGACCTTCAAAAGCTGGCCACGCTTGGCTTGGAACCAATCTATTTAGAACTAACCGATATTCAATCAATATACAATGCTATCGAAGAGGTCTTGAAAAAAAGCGAAGGCCAACTGGATATTCTCTTTAATAACGCTGCTTACGGCCAGCCTGGGGCTTTGGAGGATTTGCCTTTTGAAGCATTACAAAAACAGTTTGAAACCAATCTTTTTGGCTGGCATGCATTAACACAAAAAATCATTCCTGTTATGCGAAAACAGGGTTATGGACGAATCATTCAACATAGTTCCGTTTTGGGTCTTGTAGCTTTGAAATATCGCGGCGCATACAATGCAAGCAAATTTGCACTTGAAGGCTACACCGATACACTGCGCCTGGAACTTCAAGAAAGCGGCATAGAAGTCATCACGCTCAATACCGGACCGGTTATAAGTAATTTTCGCACCAACGCTCTTCAAAAATTTTTAGAATATATCGATGTGCAAAAGAGTCCTCACCAAAAAGCTTATGAAGCGGAACTCCAAAGAATGCAAGGTACAAACGATCCTCCATTTACTCTCACCAGTGAAGAGGCAGCAAAAATCATTGTGGATATTATGCAAACACCGCATCCCAAACCAAGATATCACATTACAAAAGCATCTTACATTTTATCAATCTTAAAAAGATTACTTCCTACATCACTACTGGATCAAATCTTGCAAAAAATTTAA
- a CDS encoding carbon-nitrogen hydrolase family protein — translation MIFSAIQCQTTADFDQNLTHLKKLIQKSGDIVVAPEVVLTGFAYDRFEEAAKFSQKALEELLPLSKNRIICYTQIEKRQGKFYNIAKVLYKEKLVHEQPKVKLFKFGGETDYFSAGSMDQIKLFEIDGKKFGLLICFELRFIEIWQRLKGADIILVPAMWGKLRKRHFEQFTQTLALMHQCFVIASNSANADMAKSSAIIDPFGIPYKDDRKVLLNKPVELSAIKKMRRYMDIGL, via the coding sequence ATGATTTTTAGTGCAATCCAGTGTCAAACAACGGCAGATTTTGATCAAAATCTCACACACCTCAAAAAACTGATCCAAAAAAGCGGCGACATCGTTGTCGCCCCTGAGGTGGTACTCACTGGATTTGCCTATGATCGATTTGAAGAGGCTGCCAAGTTTAGCCAAAAAGCTCTCGAAGAGCTTCTTCCACTTTCCAAAAATCGGATTATCTGCTACACCCAAATAGAAAAACGACAAGGCAAGTTCTACAACATCGCTAAAGTTTTATATAAAGAAAAGCTCGTTCATGAACAGCCAAAAGTGAAGCTTTTCAAATTTGGAGGTGAAACGGACTATTTTAGCGCCGGCAGCATGGATCAAATCAAGCTTTTTGAGATTGATGGCAAAAAATTTGGACTGCTTATCTGTTTTGAATTGCGTTTCATCGAAATTTGGCAACGTCTGAAAGGAGCTGATATCATCCTCGTTCCTGCTATGTGGGGAAAACTTAGAAAACGTCACTTCGAGCAGTTTACCCAAACTTTAGCTCTCATGCATCAATGTTTTGTCATAGCAAGCAACAGCGCCAATGCAGACATGGCAAAAAGTAGTGCTATCATCGATCCTTTTGGAATTCCTTATAAAGATGATAGAAAAGTACTTCTCAATAAACCGGTAGAGTTATCGGCTATCAAAAAAATGCGACGCTATATGGATATCGGATTATGA
- a CDS encoding SagB family peptide dehydrogenase, with protein MTNIYHESTKHSYWSVRSNPNYLDWSKQPVPFKIYPTTNPFMPLDMNTPLHAFIYRIGGINAKKVYPGVEYYLRTIPSAGALYPVEIYFQSRGVDGLEDGIYHFSVAENGLRFLYPLHEDEGIEIFFEKKRQIKGFIFLFSTIYYRSSWKYKNRAFRYCLLDTGHALGALEASSFLFERAYYILYNFDKEALNEAFGFENWEFFLSSAVVGIPMEKEAKSFDMKLPFVDGTRTFEQNSVIEDAYKETLYLKNCKANFRFPKFPFEPKRLEEAVMQRRSIRDFEGKCIKKEQFEFILSWMRSPIPSDCDEKVDIWYVVNRVDGLQPGLYKNSELVKEGDFHKKAGYLCLEQALGSQSAVTFFLISHGENYQPLYQKAGLIGHRCYIASEYLGIGCSGIGAYYDDEVREFLQTDDMVLYALAIGI; from the coding sequence ATGACAAATATCTATCATGAATCGACGAAACACTCCTACTGGAGCGTTCGCAGCAACCCAAACTATTTAGACTGGTCCAAACAGCCCGTTCCTTTCAAAATATATCCTACAACAAACCCTTTTATGCCACTAGATATGAATACTCCTTTGCACGCATTCATCTATCGAATAGGTGGTATCAATGCAAAAAAGGTCTATCCTGGAGTCGAATACTATCTTCGTACCATTCCAAGTGCCGGAGCCCTGTATCCGGTTGAGATCTATTTTCAATCTAGAGGTGTCGATGGGCTGGAGGATGGGATATACCATTTTAGCGTAGCCGAAAATGGCCTTAGATTTTTGTATCCGTTACATGAGGATGAGGGTATAGAGATATTCTTTGAAAAAAAGAGGCAAATCAAAGGTTTTATTTTTCTTTTTTCTACGATCTATTACCGTTCCAGCTGGAAATATAAAAACAGAGCCTTCCGCTACTGTCTGCTTGATACCGGCCATGCTCTTGGAGCTTTGGAAGCAAGTAGCTTTTTGTTTGAAAGAGCTTACTATATTTTGTATAACTTCGATAAAGAAGCTTTGAATGAAGCTTTTGGATTTGAAAACTGGGAGTTTTTCTTAAGTAGTGCAGTTGTAGGTATCCCGATGGAAAAAGAGGCAAAATCGTTTGATATGAAACTTCCTTTTGTTGATGGCACAAGAACATTCGAGCAAAACAGTGTGATAGAGGATGCATATAAAGAGACGCTTTATTTGAAAAACTGCAAAGCGAATTTTCGCTTTCCAAAGTTTCCTTTTGAGCCAAAAAGACTCGAAGAAGCGGTGATGCAGCGACGGAGTATACGAGATTTTGAAGGAAAGTGTATCAAAAAAGAGCAGTTTGAGTTTATTCTTTCTTGGATGCGAAGCCCTATCCCGAGTGACTGTGATGAAAAAGTGGATATCTGGTATGTAGTCAACCGGGTAGATGGGCTTCAGCCAGGACTCTATAAAAATAGTGAGCTTGTAAAGGAGGGGGATTTCCATAAGAAAGCGGGGTATCTGTGTTTAGAGCAAGCTCTTGGGAGCCAAAGTGCCGTGACATTTTTTCTTATAAGCCATGGAGAAAATTATCAGCCTCTCTATCAAAAAGCCGGACTCATTGGTCACAGATGCTATATTGCAAGTGAATATTTAGGCATTGGATGCAGCGGTATTGGAGCTTATTATGACGATGAGGTACGAGAGTTTTTACAAACGGATGATATGGTATTATATGCCTTAGCAATAGGCATATAG
- a CDS encoding LOG family protein has translation MKVATTFGASKADRDTYEYEEGIALGRFLTKKGFIVKCGGYGGLMEAVSKGVYEANGQCIGIGLEAFDRYRPPNPYLSKKILAKTLYERLELLIEGSELFIAQKGSIGTLNEIFMVAALKYGGLKPDIRIVLLGKEYKKMNCFDENFLKSVEIYSTLEEFEKNF, from the coding sequence ATGAAAGTAGCCACCACGTTTGGGGCATCGAAAGCGGATCGGGATACGTATGAATATGAAGAGGGAATTGCCCTTGGTCGATTTTTGACCAAAAAAGGATTTATTGTGAAATGTGGCGGATATGGCGGACTTATGGAAGCGGTAAGCAAAGGTGTCTATGAAGCTAATGGTCAATGTATCGGGATAGGTTTGGAAGCATTCGATCGGTATCGTCCGCCAAATCCGTATCTGTCCAAAAAAATTTTGGCAAAGACTCTGTATGAGAGATTGGAGCTTTTGATTGAGGGAAGCGAACTTTTTATAGCCCAAAAAGGGAGTATCGGTACACTCAATGAGATCTTTATGGTTGCTGCCTTGAAATATGGAGGATTGAAACCCGATATTCGGATCGTTTTACTAGGAAAAGAGTATAAAAAAATGAACTGTTTTGATGAGAATTTTTTAAAGAGTGTAGAGATATACTCTACACTTGAAGAATTTGAAAAGAACTTTTAA
- a CDS encoding YeeE/YedE thiosulfate transporter family protein, producing the protein MNFNIIEFFSHTIDLVQKQHHGSILTIFLIGVVFGVIIQWSRVDTFDKIAGFAMLKGFKVPKMLFLAIGIASIGLYFMIKMGWAHYHVKPIILGGLILGGIIFGIGMAILGLCPGTGPVAVSEGNIDVLTGLIGGLLAGALFSYLYPSLKAIMGPNLGKPTLAQLVGHDWFIFIYGAALILIAFLLPSHEIEEEVGEV; encoded by the coding sequence ATGAATTTCAACATCATAGAGTTTTTTTCCCATACAATCGATCTAGTACAAAAACAGCATCATGGATCTATTCTTACTATCTTTTTGATAGGTGTTGTCTTTGGAGTTATTATTCAGTGGAGCAGGGTAGATACATTCGACAAAATAGCTGGTTTTGCCATGCTTAAAGGTTTTAAAGTGCCTAAAATGCTCTTTTTGGCTATCGGAATCGCCAGTATAGGTCTCTATTTTATGATCAAAATGGGATGGGCACACTACCATGTGAAACCGATTATTCTAGGGGGACTCATTCTAGGTGGCATCATTTTTGGTATCGGTATGGCGATTTTGGGACTGTGCCCAGGAACGGGACCGGTTGCTGTGAGTGAAGGAAATATCGATGTACTCACTGGCCTCATTGGCGGACTTTTGGCAGGTGCACTCTTTAGCTATCTCTATCCGTCACTAAAAGCCATCATGGGGCCAAATCTTGGAAAACCTACTTTGGCACAGCTTGTCGGACATGACTGGTTTATATTCATTTATGGAGCTGCTCTCATTCTCATTGCCTTTTTGCTCCCAAGCCATGAGATTGAAGAGGAGGTTGGCGAAGTCTAA
- a CDS encoding DUF309 domain-containing protein, producing MLIVQEKKVFMKALQEFIDLIKKEQFYEAHEVLEEIWFPRRKSKDADVLVLKGFINASVALELRRLGRVENAKKVWQNYLKYKVLINECKEPFFERTAKFLDSCYDKYLS from the coding sequence TTGCTTATAGTACAGGAAAAAAAGGTTTTTATGAAAGCTTTGCAAGAATTTATTGATCTTATAAAAAAAGAGCAGTTTTACGAAGCACATGAAGTGCTCGAAGAGATCTGGTTTCCAAGAAGAAAAAGCAAAGATGCCGATGTTTTGGTTTTAAAAGGTTTTATCAATGCTTCTGTGGCACTGGAACTTAGAAGGCTCGGAAGAGTGGAAAATGCAAAAAAAGTGTGGCAAAACTATTTGAAATATAAAGTTTTGATCAACGAATGCAAAGAGCCATTTTTTGAAAGGACAGCCAAATTTTTGGACAGCTGCTATGACAAATATCTATCATGA
- a CDS encoding NERD domain-containing protein yields the protein MRQGVLNIFTRLGIGQKGEDEVLEAIRKLLQESSNNYFLIPKAKISNGTSTIEIDLTLLHATLGIFAIEVKNWKSLEYISPTNDPFEQVSLYKNILLGHIEDNLGKIPINVEYRVVFPNISKKEGDIFFQENPKYKNYYNHTFFQEDLNDRALFKRFFHATKNLIPNKKEFLAIASLLVDKKSIEKKKEKILPVITQNEIMFFDYKQLSILNNYTGGFRIIRGVAGTGKTVILTNFIINRIKNDPDEKILVLCFNKQLKSVISSAFNESEQKNVALLSLFDLLKRIDFDEEAVGIDEKDSFNDKFEKLKTKAATNEFQKKFRLRLEKKPIDLFLCDETQDMPPNLMRVIYEEIKDCIFFIDEAQKFYTYSMNSIAEVFHHPSFPKISMKGRVKNLKNVYRTPSNISKCAFEILSYDTKLNAYYRKSHYLDKSFLNDINFLLADGTIHIGEYEEFLDLKEFIAQKEYKDITVLTHYKDRAQKLQHQFQKGGFNHIKVMTFQSIKGLESDLIILHNLDEFLKIVDQKESDLLYRKLYVLLTRAKKEVVISLPKEYQSPSQKVEKVLHTLKKYASTHIENENNVTTAKLIPTIKKYKEEAEMVVLAAELFSIVAGIFAA from the coding sequence ATGCGGCAAGGAGTCTTAAACATATTTACTCGCCTGGGCATTGGACAAAAAGGGGAAGATGAAGTATTGGAGGCTATTAGAAAACTTTTGCAAGAATCATCCAATAACTATTTTCTCATACCCAAAGCCAAAATTTCCAATGGCACAAGCACCATTGAGATCGACCTCACACTGCTTCACGCAACGTTGGGCATCTTTGCGATAGAAGTAAAAAACTGGAAATCCCTTGAGTATATCTCGCCAACCAATGATCCATTTGAACAAGTATCTCTTTATAAAAATATCCTTTTGGGACATATCGAAGACAATTTGGGAAAAATCCCGATCAATGTGGAGTATAGAGTCGTTTTTCCCAATATCTCTAAGAAAGAGGGAGATATCTTCTTTCAAGAAAATCCTAAATACAAAAACTATTATAACCACACCTTCTTTCAAGAGGATCTCAATGATAGAGCGCTTTTTAAAAGATTTTTTCATGCAACCAAAAATTTGATTCCAAATAAAAAAGAGTTTTTGGCTATCGCATCGCTGCTTGTGGATAAAAAGAGTATAGAAAAGAAGAAGGAGAAGATTCTTCCGGTCATCACCCAAAATGAGATCATGTTTTTTGATTATAAACAGTTAAGCATCCTCAACAACTACACAGGTGGTTTTCGAATCATCAGAGGGGTTGCCGGAACGGGAAAAACAGTCATCTTGACAAATTTCATCATCAATAGAATCAAAAATGATCCCGATGAAAAAATCCTCGTTTTGTGCTTCAACAAACAGCTCAAGAGTGTCATTTCGAGTGCGTTCAATGAATCGGAACAAAAAAATGTAGCGCTTTTATCGCTGTTTGATCTTTTAAAAAGAATCGATTTTGACGAAGAGGCTGTCGGAATCGACGAAAAAGATTCCTTCAATGACAAGTTTGAAAAACTCAAAACCAAAGCTGCGACAAATGAATTTCAAAAGAAATTTCGCTTGCGTCTAGAAAAAAAGCCTATCGATCTCTTTCTATGCGATGAAACGCAAGATATGCCACCAAATCTGATGAGAGTGATCTACGAAGAGATCAAAGACTGCATCTTTTTTATAGACGAAGCGCAAAAATTTTACACCTACTCCATGAACTCCATCGCAGAGGTGTTCCATCATCCCAGCTTTCCAAAAATCTCCATGAAAGGGAGAGTCAAAAATTTAAAAAATGTCTACAGAACGCCCTCGAATATCTCAAAATGTGCTTTTGAGATCCTCTCCTACGATACAAAACTCAATGCATACTATAGAAAATCCCACTATCTTGATAAAAGTTTTTTGAATGATATCAACTTTTTATTAGCCGATGGGACGATCCACATAGGAGAGTATGAAGAGTTTTTAGATCTCAAAGAGTTCATTGCACAAAAAGAGTACAAAGATATCACTGTTCTTACCCATTACAAAGACAGGGCACAAAAATTGCAACACCAGTTTCAAAAAGGCGGGTTCAATCACATCAAAGTTATGACTTTTCAATCCATCAAAGGGCTGGAATCTGATTTGATCATTTTGCACAATTTGGATGAATTTTTAAAAATCGTTGATCAAAAAGAGTCAGACCTGCTTTATCGAAAACTCTATGTTCTGTTGACGAGAGCAAAAAAAGAGGTTGTCATCTCTTTGCCAAAAGAGTATCAATCTCCCTCACAGAAAGTTGAAAAAGTTCTTCACACACTCAAAAAATATGCATCTACACATATTGAAAATGAAAATAATGTAACCACGGCAAAACTGATTCCAACCATTAAAAAGTATAAAGAAGAAGCGGAGATGGTTGTCTTAGCTGCAGAACTTTTTAGTATCGTAGCAGGAATTTTTGCAGCTTAG
- the pckA gene encoding phosphoenolpyruvate carboxykinase (ATP), which translates to MEINDFDKLGIKDVKKVYYNPDYETLFQKELEQQEGVETTLGAVAVDTGIFTGRSPKDKYFVKQPPSEKYIAWGDINQPISKEIFDELFEKTKEYLSGKELYVMDAFAGASDDSKKAIRVVTEIAWQAHFVKNMFIRPTEEELRNFHPDFTLYVAANLKNDRYKEHGLNSDVFIIFNIEENIAIIGGTWYGGEIKKGIFSMMNYWLPLEGKLSMHCSANIGDKDDVALFFGLSGTGKTTLSADPNRRLIGDDEHGWDDNGVFNFEGGCYAKVIGLDPEKEPDIYAAIKRDALLENVVVKENGEVDFDDSSKTENTRVSYPIYHICKHKEDLQGPHPKNIIFLSADAFGVLPPVSKLTKEQAMYYFLSGYTAKVAGTERGITEPVATFSACFGEAFLPLHPTVYAKLLGEKIDKHGVNVYLVNTGWTGGPYGIGQRMSLPATRACINAILNGSITQSEYEILPIFNLEIPTYVEGVDPAILNPRNTWEDKEAYDRQLEYLAKLFIDNFKRYEGYGNFDYSKAGPQL; encoded by the coding sequence ATGGAGATAAACGATTTTGACAAACTTGGCATCAAAGATGTCAAGAAGGTCTATTACAATCCAGACTACGAAACACTTTTTCAAAAAGAGCTAGAACAGCAAGAAGGTGTCGAAACAACTCTTGGTGCAGTAGCAGTCGATACGGGAATCTTCACCGGAAGAAGCCCAAAAGACAAATATTTTGTCAAACAGCCTCCAAGCGAAAAATATATCGCATGGGGAGATATCAACCAGCCGATCTCAAAAGAGATCTTTGACGAACTTTTTGAAAAAACAAAAGAGTATCTCAGCGGTAAAGAGCTGTATGTGATGGATGCCTTCGCTGGAGCTAGCGATGATAGCAAAAAGGCGATTCGGGTCGTAACAGAGATCGCCTGGCAAGCACACTTTGTCAAAAATATGTTTATCCGGCCAACTGAAGAAGAGCTTCGAAACTTTCATCCCGATTTTACCCTCTATGTAGCAGCCAACCTCAAAAATGATCGATACAAAGAACATGGCCTCAATTCAGATGTCTTTATTATCTTCAATATCGAAGAAAATATAGCTATTATCGGTGGTACATGGTATGGGGGAGAGATCAAAAAAGGGATCTTTTCCATGATGAACTACTGGTTGCCGTTAGAGGGCAAACTCAGTATGCACTGTTCTGCAAACATCGGGGACAAGGATGATGTAGCGCTCTTCTTTGGTCTTAGCGGAACCGGAAAAACGACCCTGAGTGCCGATCCAAACAGACGTCTTATCGGTGATGACGAGCATGGATGGGACGACAATGGCGTTTTCAATTTCGAAGGTGGCTGCTATGCAAAAGTTATAGGACTCGATCCAGAAAAAGAGCCGGATATCTACGCCGCTATTAAACGAGATGCTCTTTTGGAAAATGTTGTTGTCAAAGAGAATGGTGAAGTCGATTTTGATGATTCCAGCAAAACAGAAAATACCCGTGTAAGCTATCCGATCTATCATATCTGCAAGCACAAAGAGGATCTTCAAGGGCCACATCCAAAAAATATCATCTTTTTAAGTGCCGATGCTTTTGGCGTTTTGCCTCCGGTAAGCAAGCTCACAAAAGAACAGGCGATGTACTACTTCTTAAGCGGCTACACTGCCAAAGTAGCTGGAACTGAACGGGGTATTACAGAGCCTGTAGCAACGTTTAGTGCATGTTTTGGAGAAGCATTCTTACCGCTTCATCCTACAGTATATGCAAAACTACTCGGAGAAAAGATCGATAAGCATGGCGTCAATGTCTATCTTGTCAATACCGGATGGACTGGAGGTCCATATGGAATAGGGCAGCGAATGAGTCTTCCTGCTACAAGAGCTTGTATCAATGCCATACTCAATGGTTCCATTACCCAAAGCGAATATGAGATCCTTCCAATATTCAATCTAGAAATTCCAACATACGTAGAAGGAGTCGACCCGGCAATCCTCAACCCAAGAAATACGTGGGAAGACAAAGAGGCCTATGATAGACAGCTTGAATATCTAGCAAAACTTTTTATCGACAACTTCAAACGATACGAAGGTTACGGAAACTTCGACTACTCAAAAGCTGGTCCACAGCTTTAA
- a CDS encoding ribonucleotide-diphosphate reductase subunit beta, whose protein sequence is MTYHRKKIYNPESHESVNDRKVFGGDPTGIFELNKIKYQWAYNLWEMMLANTWFPKEVDMTQDARDYKLLTDAEKLAYDKVLAQLIFMDSLQTNNLIDNVNPYITAPEINLILVRQAFEEALHSQSYAVMVDSISQNTDEIYELWREDLQLKQKNDYIAHVYEELAANPSDENIVKAMFANQILEGIYFYSGFTYMYTLARSGKMLGSAQMIRFIQRDEVTHLLIFQNMINTVKKERPELFTKELIDDVYKMFEGAVDLETSWGKYITQGQILGLTDEIIEQYIKYLADDRLKRVGLEPMYNVEHPIKWVDDFAKFNDQKTNFFEGNVTNYSKGSLDFDDF, encoded by the coding sequence ATGACATATCATCGAAAAAAGATCTACAACCCTGAATCACACGAAAGCGTTAATGATAGGAAAGTCTTTGGCGGCGATCCTACAGGGATTTTTGAGCTCAATAAAATCAAATACCAATGGGCGTATAATTTGTGGGAGATGATGCTTGCCAACACCTGGTTTCCAAAAGAGGTGGACATGACCCAGGATGCCAGGGATTATAAGCTTTTGACCGATGCAGAAAAACTGGCATACGACAAAGTTTTGGCTCAGCTCATTTTCATGGATAGCCTTCAAACAAATAACCTTATAGACAACGTCAACCCTTACATCACCGCTCCAGAGATCAACCTCATCCTGGTGCGCCAGGCATTTGAAGAGGCATTGCACTCCCAAAGCTATGCGGTGATGGTGGATTCTATCAGCCAAAACACCGATGAGATTTATGAACTGTGGCGAGAAGATCTGCAACTCAAACAAAAAAACGACTATATTGCACACGTTTATGAAGAGCTGGCCGCCAATCCGAGTGATGAAAATATCGTCAAAGCGATGTTTGCAAACCAGATATTGGAAGGTATCTACTTCTATAGCGGATTCACTTACATGTACACCCTCGCTCGAAGCGGGAAAATGCTTGGAAGCGCTCAGATGATTCGATTTATCCAAAGAGATGAAGTGACCCACCTACTCATTTTCCAAAACATGATCAATACCGTCAAAAAAGAGCGGCCGGAACTCTTTACAAAAGAGCTCATCGATGATGTGTACAAAATGTTTGAAGGGGCAGTGGATCTAGAAACCAGTTGGGGCAAATATATCACCCAGGGTCAAATCTTAGGTCTAACCGATGAAATCATCGAGCAATACATCAAATATCTTGCAGACGACAGGCTCAAACGAGTGGGACTAGAGCCGATGTACAATGTAGAGCACCCTATCAAATGGGTGGATGATTTTGCAAAATTCAATGATCAAAAAACAAACTTTTTTGAAGGCAATGTAACCAACTACTCGAAAGGTAGCCTCGACTTCGATGATTTTTAG
- a CDS encoding YeeE/YedE thiosulfate transporter family protein yields MVFPKRLGWIPGAVAIALLIWFTFSTFGADRPIGASTAIAYMGAWLFDLQNSEYGKKIANPGAWEVIFLMGVLLGGFLTSVFITKTFKFRILPPLWKKHKNSSPASRLFWSFIGGFMVVFGARLAGGCTSGHFLSGASQTAVSGLIFGGVVIVVLIVTGRLFYKNL; encoded by the coding sequence ATGGTATTTCCAAAAAGACTTGGTTGGATCCCGGGAGCGGTAGCCATTGCCCTTTTGATTTGGTTCACATTCTCCACCTTTGGAGCAGATAGACCTATCGGAGCATCTACGGCAATTGCCTATATGGGAGCATGGCTTTTTGATCTACAAAACAGCGAATATGGCAAAAAGATAGCAAATCCAGGCGCATGGGAAGTGATCTTTTTGATGGGTGTCCTTCTTGGCGGCTTTTTGACATCTGTATTTATTACAAAAACATTCAAGTTTCGTATCTTGCCGCCACTATGGAAAAAGCATAAAAACAGCTCACCTGCTTCAAGACTTTTTTGGAGTTTCATCGGCGGTTTTATGGTTGTTTTTGGTGCACGGCTAGCGGGTGGATGTACCAGCGGACACTTTTTGAGTGGAGCAAGCCAAACAGCCGTTAGTGGCCTAATCTTTGGTGGTGTTGTTATAGTTGTTTTGATAGTAACTGGTCGACTATTTTATAAAAATCTATAA